Proteins encoded in a region of the Streptomyces sp. NBC_01298 genome:
- a CDS encoding peptidylprolyl isomerase, translated as MAEKLYATLKTNHGDIEIELLPNFAPKTVRNFVELATGEREWTRPTDGQKTTDPLYDGTVFHRVISGFMIQGGDPLGNGTGGPGYQFADEFHPDLAFTKPYLLAMANAGPGTNGSQFFITVAPTAWLTRKHTIFGEIGDKASQKIVDAIAAGPTNPRTERPLDDVIIQSVVIEKR; from the coding sequence GTGGCCGAGAAGCTCTACGCCACCCTGAAGACCAACCACGGCGACATCGAGATCGAGCTTCTGCCGAACTTCGCCCCGAAGACCGTGCGGAACTTCGTCGAACTCGCCACCGGTGAGCGCGAGTGGACGCGTCCCACGGACGGGCAGAAGACCACGGACCCGCTCTACGACGGCACCGTCTTCCACCGCGTCATCAGCGGGTTCATGATCCAGGGCGGCGACCCGCTGGGCAACGGCACCGGCGGCCCCGGCTACCAGTTCGCCGACGAGTTCCACCCCGACCTGGCCTTCACCAAGCCCTACCTGCTCGCGATGGCCAACGCCGGCCCGGGCACCAACGGCTCGCAGTTCTTCATCACCGTCGCCCCCACGGCCTGGCTGACGCGCAAGCACACCATTTTCGGCGAGATCGGCGACAAGGCCAGCCAGAAGATCGTCGACGCCATCGCCGCGGGTCCCACCAACCCGCGCACCGAGCGTCCCCTCGACGACGTGATCATCCAGTCCGTGGTCATCGAGAAGCGCTGA